The genomic stretch AAAGTTGGGCATAACATTTGTAACATTATTGTGGCAAaatcaatttgattttaattcCTCAAACTTAAAAGCAATATGTGGTGTTGAATAACgagtaatgctaacttgtgcctaGAATTACACTTAtagaaattttgttttgaaaaaagcaataaaaaactaattttatactttcattaaaatcaatgtataatttctaaaatattatttcttcaatTAGCATTACTCTTGAATAAAATCTCACGTGTCTCTATAACTAGTGTACGCAACTGTTTTCACGCTTATTAAAAATGATAGTtaaatacattcaattttttttaaaaaaaattaggtaAGAGAGATCACACAATTAAATTGTCATACACTAATAATATTAAGTTTTTTATTCAcacttatttttaatttttttaattttagataAGAGAGATGACACAATTAAATTGTCATCCACTAATTAATACAaggataattttaaaataaaaatattaaatgcacataatttcgtttttaatatTGTGAATGGTTATGCACAtataatataaaactattttattcaTGCAACTTATCACATATAGCAAATAAAACTATTGCATTCATGCAACTTATCCCATATAGCAAGTATGTCACTTTGTTATTAGttcataaaatatttctttaaattTCTACTTGTGCATGTCTAAATTTTTTAATACAATTAATGCATAGTATTTATAAATGTCAATCAATAtacgaataaattttaaatagGTTATACAAGAGGAGGCAATATCAAtgtgttaaaacaaaagaaagacaTGAACACCTAGCTTCAGAGTTTTTTGACATGCATTTACCACCTTGCTGATTCCCAATAGCCTGctcaaaaacaaaatatgtaagcTGCTGAATAGTTTTATCATATGTAAAGAATATCTACAACTTTGTTGAAGAGGGGCTTGAGCCTTGTTTCATGTCCATTACGAGTGCCCTTTGTTCTAAGTCAAACTTAATGGGGTTCTTTTTAGGCTGGCACATcaaaggctttatagtatagttaCCCCCAAAGTATATTCTTTCGATCAAAATCGGGCTTTCCATATCCACAATAACAGAGATGAAGTCAACTTAAGTAATACTAAGTAATACAACAACAATCAAGTTTTATCCCAGTAAACAAGATTGGTTAGATGGATCAACTTTTGCCAATATGTTCTATCCAAGACCATGGTTCTATCAAAATTGTATGTGTCATGTTTTCTTCCTAGATGTCACGAAGGAAAACTGTGTTCAAgcatttcatttgaaatttcgtTGCACCGTAGAAGCCACCACTTTGTGCAACAGAGTAGACAGTTCTTCATAAACCTTCAGTGTTCTCATCTCTAGTTATCAATTTCAACTCTGCTGAATCCAGCCTCCTTTAGCATGTTTTCTCCCTCTGTTTCGAGCATACCATAATTGCCTAAAGTAACATTTGTTTGCTTCATTCTTGTAAGGTCCGAGATTCTTCCAGCAACTGCATAAGTGCTAGAAATGAGGAGGGAATCTGTAGGATGCGTGGAGTAAAAGTTGTTTAGCACGTCTCTCACACATTCCCCCAGTGTAACATCTCCATGGACTCGGCAAGCAGAAAGCAATGTTCGCCATGAAGTAGCATCACCCTTAATGGGCAAGCTCTTGATTAGCTCAAATGCTTCGTGCAGCATTCCTGCTCGACCCAAGAGATCAATAAGGCATCCATAATGCTCAACCCGAGGTGAAAGACCATGTTCCTGAACCATGCGCTTAAAAAATTCAATCCCCTCGGTAACAAGTCCTCCATGACTACAAGCAGTAAGAATCGCCAAAAAGGTGACTTCATTTGGTCTAAACCCTTCACTCTCCATCCTATTGTAAAGCCTTATGGCTTTCATTGGCTGCCCATGAATTCCAAGACCAGAAATCACAGCTGTCCATGATTTCACATCTTTACTTTCCATCTTCTCAAATACATCCATGGCCTCATCAAGAAAGCCGCATTTCGCATACACATCAACAAGAGCTGTTCCAAGAACCACATCCAATTCTAGCTTCTCCTCTTCAATCAAACTAGTAACATATCGAACTCCCTGCATAGATCCGGATGCAGGATACACTGAAAGCAGCCCAACGAAAGTAGACGAGTTAGGTCTCACTCCTTCATATCTCATTTTCTGCAGTAACGCCACTGCTTCTTCAACCAGACAGCTCCTTGCATAAATTCTTATCAAACAGTTCCATAAAATAACATCCTTTTCCATAAGACCATCAAAAACTTTTCGCGCCAAATATACACGACCCGTTTTCGCATACATATCAATCAACGCAGTAACAACATTTAAATTACAACCAAACCCAATTTTTATACAGTAACCATGAAGAGACTTCCCCAAAAGAAAGTTACCTACATCACCAGCTGCACACAAAAGACTCAACACAGTAGCAACACTAGCTTTAATCCCAATACAAAACATCTTCAGGAATAACTCAAAAACCAAACAATGCTTCGAAACAACAACACACCCACccatcaaaatattccaagtcACCAAATCATTTCTCTCAGGAAATTCATCAAACACCTTACATGCATCTTCAATTCTTCTACAAACACAATAAAACCGCAAAAGGGTATTACTCAAATCAACAAACGTCACATTTCCAGACTTCACCGCAATCCCATGAACCCCTCTACCAAACCCAACCTCTAAACTTCTTCCACAAGCTTTAACCACGGCGATTAACGAAAACCGATCAAGCTCAATTCCACGGCTTCTGAGTTCATTAAAAATGGGCAAAGCTTTATTTGAAAAAGGGCTAACAGAATAGCCTCTAAGCATTGTATTGAACATGAAAAGGTTGGGATTTTGAATGTAACTGAAAATGGCGGATGCGTAATCCATGTCTATGGTGGATGCAGCGAGAAGCTTGCTTAGAGTGAAAGGAAGATTGGTGAGAGAGGTTTTGATCATGTGGCAATGAAGTTGACGAATTTCAGAGGTGGTTTTGCATGATTTTAACGCGAGTGTTAGTTTGAGAAATGCGTGGGAAATACTTGGAAACTGTGTGTTAGCCATGTAGAAGGATTAGAAAGATTACTCATAGTATGGAAGCTGCAAAGTTTTTCTAAGTTCGCCGGTGATAGCGGCTGAGACGCCACACATTTGCTCACCGGAAACAACTTGGAAATTATATGAGAGAAATGGATGATAAAATAGAATAaatcgattttatttttattatttttataaaattatattaataaaaaataattttttatttatttactttggtGTGATGTACAattgtattattatttatgtttagtttCTTTAATCTATAACTGAGTTATATATTTAGAAAATTACCACACAACTCttgagattaaaaaaaataagggttaaataagtttttggtccctataaatattgcagtttcatttttagtccctcttggggttttggcaacagttttagctagttttgacaacggtttttttgtaaaaaccgttgcttaaaggcagggagggactaaaaattaaaactgcaatatttatagggaccaaaaacttatttaacccaaaaaataattaaagaaaatgtatcttTCAAATCAACCAGATTGATAATTGTGTAGAGATATTAAACTAGTGAGGATTCTATCTTACTAGATTTACTTTGATCCATTTTTCTAAAACAATAGTATAGTCAAATGTCAAAttgaatttaaaaactaaaattaaattaaatggccttgataaaaagaaaaatatttgtttaattgataaaaatttagaaaaaaaaaatattatgtattttaaaATTAGAGAATGTCACCTTATTAAATCAGCTCAATTTATagatttatagaaatatttaacGGTTGGATAACCACAATATCTTACCCTACAAGTTTGAATCTacgatattttatttattcacctttaaataataaaatcacGGCCACTAAACTACTTGACCAAAAAAGTGTAAGATGATGAAATTATTCGGCACTCAAATATTTATATACATAGTCTATAAAATTAGTTGATTTAATGAGCGAAGTTgttcaattttataatattattttttaaattctcaTCAATTAAACAAACATCTTTCTTTCATCAAGACATTTAAATTTAAGTtagttttaaattcaattttatatttaactatACTATGTTTTTTAACCAAAAATAATTGGGTCACGCTAACGAGTgtcccaggggcactggttaaggatTCCAAATATAACAAGtattctataaataaataaaatattttagtttacaatgcattgaatacaagtagttttaagaaaacatacattttatttcttagaaaagtcaattattttcatttttattacatTAAATACAAGTCTTTAATAAACTAAACATACCTTTTTAAatccttaaccagtgcccctggagcactcgttagcatttcccaaaataatttattaaatagaaAAGAGGATACAAATAGAAACCAAAGAGAGCCTCCTTAATTACAAAGCTTAAATTTAAGGGTGACTTGTTTGtccaaaaaaaaaacctaatcaaTCCACTATGTGAAGAAGGAAACCAAGTGAAATTCTTTTATTGTAAACCAAGGTTAGCCAGAAAAACGATTCAAAAATTGGCTTCGCGATAGATGTGCATGATCATGAAGTCTATATCCAAAGTGTGCGCACAACACTTGAGCTAACGAGACTTGATTTTCCACAGGACTAGGTTAGAATTAGTAAATGCATTAACAACAAGAACACAATTCGTTTCAATCCACAACTTCTTCCAATTGAATTCAATAACTTTTTCAATAGCCAAAATGGCAGCCCAAAGCTCAGCTGTAACCGAACTCCCCTCATCATGGAAATCACAAAAGCTTCCCACATGATCTGCTTTGTCGTTTCTGAATAAGTCATCATAGGAACTTATCATGGGGAACCTTTGGCCACACCTTCAATGTTACATTTAATCAATCCTACAGGAGGAGGACACCAAAGAACATCTAAGATGCACAAAGGCCTGCTAGGACGAGTACCAATCTCAAAAGCTTTTAAAACAGAGaaacttttcaaatcaaattttgaacGTATTATTTTCCACCAATCTAACTTAAGAACTTTTGACTATACTATTTTGATTTAGGCAAAAGGGgtaaagattatatatatatatatatatatatatatatatatatatatatatatatatatatatatatatatatatatatatatatatactatgagAATCAATctgaatcattagattttaaaataaagggtGGGGATTATGTgtcattcattttttttctctcctccattattaaaataaattatggaggagagagaaaaaataatGACATATAATatctatcatttattttaaaatctaatggttaaaattcattctcatattctcatataacttaATCATTCTCACtagatatgatatatatatatatatatatatatatatatatatatatatatatatatatatatatatatatatatatatatatatatatatatatatatatatatgtgtgtgtgtgtgtggctaaattacagttttggtccccctatgtTGTCTGATTCACGAATTTAGTCatcctattttaaattcaaacagttttAGTCCTCCTATTTTATATTTCAACAGTTTTAGTCCCTctctcatattttttcaaaaaaatcgatgagatttttaatttttaacttatttttttatcTACGAAGATCAATAATAAGTTTATATACGATGATTTCTcatgttttataaataatttgtcatttaaaagtgaaaatatcattaattttaagtgaaaaagtatgaaaggggaccaaaattgtttaaatctaaaataggggaccaaaactgtttaaattaaaaatagggGCACCATGTTCGTGAATCCgaaaaaatagggggaccaaaactgtaattaagcccctctctctctctctctctctctctctctctctctctctctctctctctctctctctctctctctctctctctctctctctctctctctctctctctctctctctctctctctctatatatatatatatatatatatatatatatatatatatatatattctcatcCAACCCCATGGATATCTTACACACCACAAGATTTTACATTTTTGCCCCcagcttccgtagatggatctccggaagcaccccatattttgaaaaaatttgattccttccgcagatgcatctacggaagcgtaaTAAACTAGTTATATGGGGAGAAAATACACATAAAATCAGTTCAGGgattattccgtagatgcatctaccaAATGCCCTTAGcattcttccgtagatgcatctacggaagtgtctgatatagtttgaaccagcatgatcactcTCTCTATTGTTTCATTTCTTCAAACACCACATACTCCACACCCTAAAAACCCTACTTCATCAATACTTTATATCACTCCAAGACCTAAACTTTTTGGTgaaacaaatcaaagggagctaGAAGAGTGTGAATTTTAGTTTTtgtacaagtttacttgaaacaGGGATGCCCCATACCACCTACTTCACCGAAATGGGTACTTTATCACACCGACGTTGCCGATACGTGCCCAGACCGTTTTATGGATAGGCTGCacgattttgaaaagttgaacaACACCGAGAAGGAATCAAATGCCGAAAAGTCAAGATTAGAACCTCCAATAGATTTAGCCGGCGATAGCTCTTTTAATGTATTTATgtagtttcaaagtgtaatatataCACTCTATAACATTGCAATATAGTCCTTTTTTGTCAAGTCTTAATTTATGTCTTTATGTGTTTATACATTTTTCATTTGCAATCTACTGCTAGCTACTGCCTTGCTTCTGCTGCAGAAACAAACAGTGAAACCTCCGTAAATGCATCTACAGAAGGTGATAATTTGAAAATTTATGGGTGGTTCccttagatgcatctacggaaagggGAGTTTGAAAACCCTTATGTGGATATATCTACGGAAGGTTCTGTGACAGAGATTGTGTGGTCCATAGTCTCCTAAGGCTTCTATAAATTTAGGGTTTCTAGGTTTGcattacacacaaacacaaacacaaaaatgtctcgcATTAGACCGGATGGATGTCACCGAACATCAATGCAGCGTCCCGATCCTGAACCGGAATACTGCATAAGGGAAGGGCATGTCATTTTCTCTCCCGTCAAATCCCCTGTGCCGGTGAAtttttggaatatccattcctTCGACCAACTCAAGAGAACTATgatgtcttttttagagggggagtacgaacCCGGGGAAGAAATAAAAAGGattcagaggcttagaacaagtacCTCGTTTGCGACCGGAAAAATGGAACGTTGGTGAGTTGAAGTGAAATGGGTCATCGattgcattcaaatgatgcatgagttagatgacattgttttaaccgttgtaatttcttagatctaTTAGCTTTCTTAATTTTCTGTTTGAAATTTCATTGTAATATCgattaatcaatgaatcaatgcatGAGTCTTTTATGGTTTAAAATGCTTCTGATCTTGtttgcttccgtagatggatccaCGGAatgcttccgtaggtgcatctacggaacaaagtaAACGTAAACAAAAAAAGGGGTGCTTCCGGAGATtcatctacggaagcacgaggGCAAAATTGTCATTTCGGTAGTGCACCTAAATGTTATGGGGTGGGTGAGAATTTTATATATATagataagagagagagagagagagagagagagagagagagagagagagagagagagagagagagagagagagagagagagagagagagagagagagagagagagagagagagagagagagagagagagagagagagagagagagagagagagagagaggagtgaTCAAATTACACCCAAATAGTTACACCATGAGTTACACTCGCTCATAACTTCGCTTCagataattatttttgaaaatcaaccgttagattgaaacatattatcatatagatcatatgtataaagtttgagattaatctatgatgatttactatgtcatcaaattacatcaaaattaacgctATATGAAAGTATAGTTTGAGTTAATATTTGTGCATCttgatgacatagtaaatcatcatagattaatctcaaactttatacgTATGATTTATGTAATAATGTGTTTCAATCCAactgttgattttaaaaaataatatgatttatATAAAGGCGACTACTCCAACCAACAAAATCTAAAGGCGATGGCTTCAAATATTAATGGAAGACCATGTACTGACCAACCGTCAATGAAATCCAATCGTCGACAAACCATACTAGACAAAAGAAATTAGAAAGATCCCACTGCCGTTGGAACCTGAACCATAGCTTGCCAAAAATCGGCCAGTTTTGCCAGAGCCACAttgtataaatttaaataaaagagacCACTGGCGCAGCGCCGACTGCTTTACAACCTCAGCATATTTTAAGGGTGAAATGGCCTGAGGAGTGTCGTACTATTAAATTCTGAGGCTACTATCATTGGCAGGCCGTTTGAatggaagagaagagaaaaaacgGTTTAATTATAGAGAAGGGgagaaaataaagagaaaaagcaGACTCTTTATCATTTGACTATACACATTCAattcaaccaaaaaaaaaagaaggaaaacacTTCTATATGATTTAAGACTGCAGGGAAGTaagataaaatattttgatttatttccAACACTTCTATTATACCTACTACAATTTATTATATCGAAACAGAGACAACAATATGAAAGCCATGAAGTAAATCAGTAAAATGAACATTTCTAACTCATATTTTGAATTGGGAAATtctttatttgaaataaatataaGTTTAGTTGAAGAAGAAGTCTGAGAGCACAGTTTCATCATTCTACGTGATACAGAAGCAAACCAATACATAAACACTGAAATCCTACAGCTCAACTTAGctcaaaatcctttgtttctcttCTATTATTTAAAAGGTCCGTCCCTATACCATTCATCTCCTCAATGTTCTGAAATGTTTTGAATTAGCCCTCATCTCTTTAGTCCCTACCATATGATTGTTTTTTTTACCAgttgtctaagcaattgttcatGTATTATAAAAAGCGTTAACATAAACAAACATATATCGAATATCTACCGCAAGAGCACCTACTATTATACTAAAATATAAACTATGCATCGTAGTAATTTTTACAACAGAGGTAAATACACAATATGACTCCAGAGTCCAATTCAAGCTTTCATACTACAATCCTTCATTCATCTACTGCACAAACCAAAAATCTAAAGTTAGAAAGCTCTACCTTGATCTAAATACATAGAAATAGAAGCAAAGATATATTTCTTCTTCTCACTCAATGGAAGAGCTTTAAGAACGGCAAGTTTGTTCGGATTGTCAATCAACCAATTTATTGCTTTATAACGTAGAGTATCATCATCAGAATCGAAAATTATCTTCGTTTCATTCAACACTTCCTGCACCACTTCTTGAGCATATCCTTCCATCTTTTTTCTACTAACTTGCACAAAATCTTTCAATGACTTGGCCACTTCTCTCATAGCGTTTATCATTCCCTCTTTATGTTTATCTTTATTAGCATGAGTACATTGTATTTTCTTTGTTGTGGAACTTGGTTCCTCTAAATCAATATATAAAGTTGAACCTTTTTCATCTACACTTGCTTCTTTGCTCATGACATCGTCCACATCAAATGCATGTTCTACTTGAACTCCAGTTGCCCTATCTTTCTCACATATATCTACAATGTCATTCCAATTCGGAATGACCTTAAATCAGAATCTTTTGGCTTCTTCATGCAacttaaaaacaaaagaaaacaataataatcACTACAATGACCATGGATGAGCGGGTGTATAACTCAAACAAAGCAAACTAAGCATGATCTACTTAAACTGCAGGAAAAAAACAACAATATTAAAGATAACAACTAACAAgtatagagaaaaaaaagaaataaagctCTACAATTTGGTAACTAAACAATCAGTACCAACTGTATGAGTATACTGCAGTGCAGATCCTCTACTGTCAATCGCCTTTCTTCATACATGGAGCTCACTAGACTCAAACAACTATACATTGCTCACTCAATCAACTATGTATCAACATGACagatatataaaataaaagccaATCTGAGTTATTGCAGTATGTAGTAAATCACAATTCAAATCAAAGTGCAACAGCTAGCGCATGTGTTATCATTTCACAACATATACTAAGAACAAACGAAACCAACATCAAAAAACTTGACATGAAATTTAACTTCAcgtaagaaataaaataaattattaaaaaaataaaaagtgaataCCTTGACATATTCATTCCAGGCATTTTCATCTTCGACTATAATCATGCATTTTGTGTCATCCCAATCAAACCCACTTTGACAGAGAATATCACTAACTATCCTATACCATCTTCGCCAAAGTTTGATGTGGTTTTTGACATCCTCTTCATTAAGCTGAACATTGAAGCGTGTAGACAAAATATCAGCTGGAACATTGTATGCCACTGTTTCCCGTACTCCATTTTGGCGGCCCAAACCTCTTTGATGTCTAAGTGTTTCAGCTAAAACACGCTCCATGTCCAAATTCCATGTGAAGTAACCTCTTCCATCCTCTTTTTTATCCCCAACATTGCTTTCTTCTATCTTTCTTTTTCCTCTTGTCTTGCGGCTCAAATTTCTTGGATTGATTAAACTAGAGTCCATTTCTTGAAACCAAGTAAGCACGCAAACTAACAATCTGATGCCAATAAGATAGAaacacaaatattttaataagatAGTATTCGATAAGATATCAACCAAAACTAGCCGCAAAATCTATAAGACATTCATTGGCAATCAAAAGTAGCTACACAATCTATAAGAAATTTATTAGCAATCAAAAGTAGTCACACGATAAGATATCAATCAAGAACTTCTAATCAACAGGACATTCGTTagcaaaaaaaacaacaaattgaAAAGTACAACAAACTAACAAACTCCAAATAATAGGTCTGTCacatataaaaagaaaattaatctaAAATCTACAAAGCCTAAGAAATATTTCTTCTATCTTGACATACAACAAGCATTTTCATGGTCTAAGCGTCACAAAATGTTGTTCACTCTTGAATCACTTGAACAGTTGCAGCCTGATCTACACCATTAGTTATTATTACTTGTAACATTACTTTGAAGTGAACTATTTCCTTTACTAGTAGAACTCAGTTCCACATACTGAGCTTATGGAGTCAATTAGCTTCCCAAACTCAATAACATGGTTTATGAAGAGTAGACAGTAGCAatcaataatcaaattaaaacaacaaaaatacatcattctTATTCATACATTGAGAATATATAACAATTTTGGAATTGAAAACGAAGCGCCTAGAATCATAGATTTAGGTTTACATTAAGACAGTTTAGTAGTATTACTCATAATCAAACAAATTCAGATTTCACTAGAAAAATAGATAAGAATTAGCAACGACATTGAACACAACATAACATCACATTAGCAACGATACAGATTTCAGAGAGGCATTGAGAAAATAAGGATTTGAAGATCATAAGATGGAAAAGGGGTAAAGTAAAACATACCTGAAATGAAGATGAGTCCTAAAAGAGTGAAATCAAATTCGGTGAGAGAGACATTTCAGAGTGAGCGAGGAGTGGACAGTTCTTCATAAACCTTCAGTGTTCTCATCTCTAGTTATCAATTTCAACTCTGCTGAATCCAGCCTCCTTTAACATGTTTTCTCCCTCTGTTTCGAGCACCCCATAATTGCCTAACGTAACATTTGTTTGCGTCCTTCTTGTAAGATCCGAGATTCTTCCAGCAACTGCATAAGTGCTAGAAATGAGGAGGGAATCTGTAGGATGCGTGGAGTAAAAGTTGTTTAGCACGTCTCTCACACATTCCCCCAATTTAACATCTCCATGGACTCGGCAAGCAGAAAGCAGTGTGCGCCATGAAGTAGCATCACCCTTAATGGGCAAGCACTTGATTACCTCAAATGCTTCATGCAGCATTCCTGCTCGACCCAAGAGATCAATAAGGCATCCATAATGCTCAACCCGTGGTGAAAGGCCATGTTCCTGAACCATGCGCTTAAAAAATTCAATCCCCTCGGTAACAAGTCCTCCATGACTACAAGCAGTAAGAATCGCCAAAAAGGTGACTTCATTTGGTCTAAACCTTTCACTCTCCATCCTATTGCAAAGCCTTATGGCTTTCATTGGCTGCCCATGAATTCCATGACCCGTAATCACAGCTGTCCATGATTTCACATCTTTATTTTCCATCCTCTCAAATATTTCCATGGCCTCATCTAGAAAGCCGCATTTCGCATACACATCAACAAGAGCTGTTCCAAGAACCACATCCAGTTCTAGCTTCTCCTCTTCAATCAAACTAGTAACATATCGAACTCCCTGCATAGATCCGGATGCAGGGTACACTGAAAGCAGTCCAACGAAAGTAGACGAGTTAGGTCTCACACCTTCATATCTCATTTTCTGCAGTAATACCACTGCTTCTTCAACCAGACAATTCCTTG from Vicia villosa cultivar HV-30 ecotype Madison, WI linkage group LG4, Vvil1.0, whole genome shotgun sequence encodes the following:
- the LOC131599970 gene encoding pentatricopeptide repeat-containing protein At1g26900, mitochondrial-like, with translation MANTQFPSISHAFLKLTLALKSCKTTSEIRQLHCHMIKTSLTNLPFTLSKLLAASTIDMDYASAIFSYIQNPNLFMFNTMLRGYSVSPFSNKALPIFNELRSRGIELDRFSLIAVVKACGRSLEVGFGRGVHGIAVKSGNVTFVDLSNTLLRFYCVCRRIEDACKVFDEFPERNDLVTWNILMGGCVVVSKHCLVFELFLKMFCIGIKASVATVLSLLCAAGDVGNFLLGKSLHGYCIKIGFGCNLNVVTALIDMYAKTGRVYLARKVFDGLMEKDVILWNCLIRIYARSCLVEEAVALLQKMRYEGVRPNSSTFVGLLSVYPASGSMQGVRYVTSLIEEEKLELDVVLGTALVDVYAKCGFLDEAMDVFEKMESKDVKSWTAVISGLGIHGQPMKAIRLYNRMESEGFRPNEVTFLAILTACSHGGLVTEGIEFFKRMVQEHGLSPRVEHYGCLIDLLGRAGMLHEAFELIKSLPIKGDATSWRTLLSACRVHGDVTLGECVRDVLNNFYSTHPTDSLLISSTYAVAGRISDLTRMKQTNVTLGNYGMLETEGENMLKEAGFSRVEIDN
- the LOC131598097 gene encoding uncharacterized protein LOC131598097 → MDSSLINPRNLSRKTRGKRKIEESNVGDKKEDGRGYFTWNLDMERVLAETLRHQRGLGRQNGVRETVAYNVPADILSTRFNVQLNEEDVKNHIKLWRRWYRIVSDILCQSGFDWDDTKCMIIVEDENAWNEYVKVIPNWNDIVDICEKDRATGVQVEHAFDVDDVMSKEASVDEKGSTLYIDLEEPSSTTKKIQCTHANKDKHKEGMINAMREVAKSLKDFVQVSRKKMEGYAQEVVQEVLNETKIIFDSDDDTLRYKAINWLIDNPNKLAVLKALPLSEKKKYIFASISMYLDQGRAF